The Budorcas taxicolor isolate Tak-1 chromosome 2, Takin1.1, whole genome shotgun sequence nucleotide sequence GCGACAGTTGCCGCCGCCGCCCGGGGCGCCCGCCTTGGCGGGACCCGAAGCTTCCAACCGGAGGGGGAGCTGGGTGAGAGTTTGAACTTGCAGAAACTCGGAGACCCGGGGCGGGGCCTGGCGCTTTTGGGGGCGCTTCGGTCTGCTcgaggtggggaaactgaggcaggggtgGAGCACGGGGCGCCCTCCAGGTTTCCCAGACTGGGTGTGCGCGAGGCCGAAGAGTCGTACCCCCCCCTACTCCCCCATTGGCGCCAAGGGGGCTGGGAGATGGGGGTGCTGAAGAGGGCGCCTTCAGGCCGCCAGCTGAGACTCCGCCCCCTCCGGGCCGCGGTCTGGCTGGGTCGCGGGAGGGGGCGCAGAGGTGACAGCGGGCTGGggagggttggaaagatctcccgCTAACGCAGGGCCACGTTCCCCACAAACTTCCGCGTCCCGCGTGGAGGCGCGGAGAGAGACAACCACTTCTAAGGATCGCCCGCGCGCCCGCAGGAGACGCGTGATCGGACCGCGCACTTGGCTCCTCGAGCCGGTGGGCGCCGTGTCTGTGCATACACGCAGCGCCCCGAGATGCTGCCAGCCTGGGCCGGGCACCCCGGGACTGATGGTTCTGGTCTAGGGGGTCTGCCCCTCCCTGTCCTCGTGTGGGCTTAAGAGGCTAGGAAGTTCCTCCAGGTCTGTCCACTTGTGGCCGGGACCTAGCTCCGTccggggtcgggggtggggggttggatAGGGGGTCGGGTGGAGAGTGGGCCAGTCTATTAGCGGGATCTAGGTTGGAGGTCCGGGTGGGGGCGGAGGAGGAGGGGCCAGTAGATGGCCGCAGGACACTAGATTCAAGCCCCCACCCCCTGTGTTTGGGCCCAGCTTCAGGGAGGACTTTGGACCTCTGGAGGTGGAGAGTGGAAGGAGGGCGGGAGTGGGCCCCAGGGCCCCAAGCCCCAGCCCTCTTTTGTAGGGGCCCCACTGACCAGGGCCTGCTCAGGTCCGGTGGGTGTCAGGAGGTGCCCTATGCACTGCTCCCCCAGCAGAGATGGAAACTGTTGGGAAGAGAAAACACCTCCTGTCCCAGCCTCCAACCAGCCCACTCCCTAATGTGGGTGACGTTGTACCCACATTAAAAGAACTTGTGGGGAGTGGAGGGGTGGCCTGGAGCCAAGACTGTCAGGCTGCCACCTGAGTGTGTCTCCCTCAGTGAAGGAAGCATGGCCAGACCCTCTCATCCCAGGGGTTGGCAGCTGGGCATATAGGCACAGCCCTGCAGGCCAGGCAGTGTTCACGCCTCCACCTTGGGCCTCCCTGCTTCAGGTGACCAGAAGTCAGCAGCCTCTCAGAAGCCCCGGAGCCGGGGCATCCTCCACTCGCTCTTCTGCTGTGTCTGCCGGGATGACGGGGAGGCCCTGCCCGCCCATAGTGGGGCACCCCTGCTCGTGGAGGAGAATGGTGCCGTCCCCAAGGTGCGTGCTGGCCAAGTGGGGGCTATGGGGGCACCTGGACTCAGCCCTTCGGGGGGTGTAGGGGAAGGGGGCTCTTCAGGACGTGCTGCTAGGCCCTGTGGAAGAGGGTGAAGTCCCCTACCCCCCACCAAGCCCTCCACCCTCTCAGGCCTTCCCAACCCTGACTGCCTCCTGAGGGCCCCCAGCCCCGAGGCTTCTGAATTTTCCTTTCAGAAGTGGAGGCTATCCTCTGCGTTGGTttcccaggtcaggaagtgaAGCCCTGAGAGCCAGGCAGCCTACCCTCAGGCTCCAGGGCTGGCAGGGGCAAAACTGGGAAGGGGCTGGTGTCTCCACTCTGTCCTTGTGGCTCTCCAGGaagagggctgggggaggagaaaTGACTGGGGCTTGAGAGAGGTGGCAGCAACCAGCTCCCTGCTTGTCCCCATAGCAGGCCCCAGTCCAGTACCTGCTCCCTGAGGCCAAAGCCCAGGACTCGGACAAGATCTGCGTGGTCATCGACCTAGACGAGACCCTGGTGCACAGTTCCTTCAAGGTGGGCCCCTGCCCAGCAGCCCTCAGGCCCCGGTCTCTGAGCCCTAGATGGGATTTTGATAAATGTAGAATTGTCAGAAGTCCAGAGAGGGTGTGAGACTTGGCTGAGGTCACACAgaccctggcctggcctgggaggGTGGTCCTGGTGGGCCTTGCCCCAATTCCAGCAGCTCTCTTCCTCCTGCAGCCAGTGAACAATGCTGACTTCATCATTCCTGTGGAGATTGATGGGGTGGTCCAccaggtgaggggctgggggtgggggggaggtggtAGGGTTGGCATCTGTCTTCCAGACCCCAGGTTCCTCCCACCAGTCCTGAGAGCCCTAGACGGGATTTTGATAAATGTGGAATGTCCAGGGCCCAGAGAGGGTGTgagacttgcctgaggtcacacagaccCTCAGGGACTTGGCCCAGCTCCAGGGCCTGCAGGGAGTTGGGTGGGGGGTCTTCCTCGGTGCCCCCTCGCCCCTACCCTGCCCGGGACCCAGTTCAAGTAATTCAGGATAGGTTGTGTGCTGTCCAGCCTGTTCTCCATTACTTGGCTCGGGGGCCGGTGCCCTGCAGCCTTGGGGTGAGGGGGTTGCCCCCGGCCCCCACATCCGGCCGAGGCCCTGGCGGAGGAAGGGGTGGGAATTAGTGATTCCCTCTGAGGTAGGGCCCGAAGACAGGAGTCGGAGGTTATTTGATCCTCTTCGGGACGGTGGGTGGTTTACCCGGCGGTGGTGGGGGTGGCTGGCCGAGTGGAGCCCACGGGCCCTGGGACCAGCTGCCCTCCTGCGCTCCTCTGCCTCCTGCACCTAACTCCTGCGCAGTCCCCCGGCCCCCCCACCCGGCCCCACCCTGCCCAGGCCCATGGGCCGGCAGTCCCCTCACTGGCCCACCCCCCAGGTCTACGTGCTGAAGCGGCCCCACGTCGATGAGTTCCTGCAGCGGATGGGTGAGCTCTTCGAATGCGTGCTGTTCACCGCCAGCCTGGCCAAGGTGAGCCCTCCACCCTCCGCAGGGCTCCCTGGGCACCTCTGCTTCCTGTCTGCCTCCGACACACGACCTCTGGGCAGAAGTCTCTGGGTCCCTCTTGGCGCCCTCCCCAACCCCGatgacccacctcccaccccccagtACGCAGACCCCGTAGCTGACCTGTTGGACAAGTGGGGGGCCTTCCGGGCGCGGCTGTTTCGGGAGTCGTGTGTCTTCCACCGGGGGAACTACGTGAAGGACCTAAGCCGACTGGGCCGAGACCTGCGTCGGGTGCTCATCCTGGACAACTCGCCTGCCTCCTATGTCTTCCATCCAGATAACGCCGTGAGTGCCCGGCAGGATGGGGGTTGGGGACCTGCAGGGGTCTGGTCCCTTCCgttcctccctcttttctctcctcgGTGGCCCCTGCCTGCTGCCCGCTCGCCTTGTCCATCCACAGCTGCCCCAGGTCTCTTATTAGTCACTCAGCCCATTCTGCCTGCATGGACAAGGGGCCTGCTGTGGATTTGGGTCCCTTGCTGGGCACTAGAGCAGTTTCCACTTCATCCTAACAGTTGTGAACTGTTAGTGGATCCcagaattaactttaaaaaaatgaaccaaaactGTCCAACTGCTTAGCACACAATAGggtaagggcttcccaagtggcgctagtggtaaagaacccacctgccagtgcgggaaacataagagacgtgggttggatccctgagtcgggaagatcctctggagaagggaatggcaacccactccagtattcttgcctggagagtcccatggacagaggagcctggcaggctacagtccacgggctccctaaaagttggacacgactgaagagacagcTCAAACATGCAAGGTTGAGTATGTTTCCCTAAAACTCTGCTCTGACTTGTGTGGTCAGTGCGACTTACTGGGAAACTGTGGGTGAGGGTGCCCAGGGCCCCCTGCCCCCCTCATTGCCCCGCACCCATCTTCCAGGTACCGGTGGCCTCATGGTTCGACAACATGAGTGACACGGAGCTCCACGACCTCCTGCCCTTCTTCGAGCAGCTCAGCCGTGTGGACGACGTGTACTCAGTGCTCAGGCAGCCTCGGCCAGGCAGCTAGTGAGGCGCCACGGGGCTCAGACCTGCCCCTGACCACACCTGCACCCCACTCACTCGGACTCTGCCTTAAGAAAACTCAGCGCCACGGGAAAGCGGGGTCTCCccgccccccctgccccccaccagccTGGCCAGGCTCTGGAGGGGGCAGCAGGCTGCACGGAGGGCGATGAGCCCCTGGGTCCCTGAGTCAGTGCCTTAGAACCTTCTCCTTGGGGGACCCGTGGGGCTCTGCATGcctctcccccttccttcctttctctctgcacCGCCATGTTTCTCTGCTGCCAAACTGGGCCCCTCGGGCCCTTCCAGTTCtgcttgggggaggggcagggtttGAGCCGCCCTCTGCCTTGGacccgccctccccgccccccccccccccccccaaatctgGGAACAGAGGACACCAAGTGCCTTGCAAAGAGCCCTCTTCCCAGCCGATTTTCCCAGGGCCACAATCCAGGTTAGCTCTGCCAGGAACAGCCTTCAGGTTGCTGCAATCTAGGCTGGTGGGGGAGGACTCAGTCTCCCCACCTCTTCCCTGGGGACTGCTGCAGGCCCCCCTCACCCTACCTCTGCCTAGGGCGGGGAGGGTTGAGGGTTGATCTGTTTCCACTTGTGAAGGGAGCAAGGGTCTGTTCAGGACCCCAGAATCCAGCTACTCTGGGCTCACCAGCTGCTGAGGGCTACTTCCCACACTGCCCTAAGTTCTAACCTCTCACCTCTGCCTTGGCCGGCCTGGAGGCCCTGGGGCTTGGTGCCCCCAGCTCCGTGTGGGGGCCCAGGCAGTATCCTGCGGTGccgtataaatatgtatatgtgtatatagacttttaggggagggggagagggaaaagTCCAGGTAGAGACACTATTCCCTCGCCCTTCCCTGGGCCCATAAACTaggggagggggggaggagggaaaggatttttacattttttaaactacTATTTTCTGAATGAAACAGGCTGGCCCAAGGGGCCCCAGGCCCTGTCCTTTGTCCCTCACACCCTCTCTGctccgttcattcattcattcaagaaacatttattgagcaccttttctGTGCCCAGTGCTGTGCAGGTCCACCAGCGGAGTTTGTGTGTGGGTCTCTCTAGACCACCTAACTggtgcctccccaccccaaccccatacTTCACTGGTGCCTTTAGGGGATCTGTAGGAGGTGGGACCTTTCTTGTGGGGTTTGGTGGTCTCCAGGAAACCTGGCCAAGCTGTTTCCCCGCCCCTGTGCCAACCCCACCCCTGCAGCCCCTCTGCTTTGCCCCCTGCTGGCTGGGGGCAGCTCCCAGGATGTCCTGCCTACCAGCTCTGAGTCCTTTATCTGGAATCCCTCCCCCAAATGCTGAGTCTGGAAGCCAGGGCCTTGGGCTCTCCCAAAGGCCTAACGGTTAAGGGGACCCACATACCAGTGCCAAGGGGGATGTCAGGTGGACATGTCATTACCCTCCCCACcagagagctgggggtgggagggaggacaAAGTTGGTCTGACTCGGGTGACCCTCCCATCTAAGTGCCTTCTCTGTAACGGAGAACCCCACAGTTTGATAAGAACTAAAGCGAAAgccagacccccccccccccaatcctgGCTCTGTGGTTATTGATGGGGAGGGGGCTGTTGAAGTTGGGGGGAGGTCCGGTGAAGCCACACCTGTTCAGCAAACCCTTTGGAGGGAAGGGCTGCCCTCACCCTTCCAGGGGCATCAAGCCTGAAAATGCAAACTTTGAATGGGTCCGAGTGCATctctgctgtttagtcactaactcgtgtccaactcttctgaagccccgtggactatagcccaccaggctcctctttccatggggtttcccaggcgagaatactggagtgggtttccatttccttctctggggatccaacctgtgtctcttgcatcgtGTGCattcgcaggcggattcttgaccgccgaggcaccagggaagcccgagttcATCTGTTATTTAATTCTGCCCCTCTTTGCAGAAGTGATTAAATAATGCCTCCATCGGGAGGACTCCACAGAGTATTAGCTCTGAGGCGAACTGAAACGCGTCCCTAGGAGAGGCCCCTGGAAGGTATTTGGAGACTGGAGGGGTGTGGTCTCCGCCCCGGAGTGGAGGGGAGGGACCCGTGAGGCCCCAGAGGGTGGAGGGGAATGGGGCGAGCTAGAGGGAAGCCAAGTTCAACTCCAAACGGAAGAACTTGGAACGCGGCTGACCCAGGCCGCCCGCGGACTGCCGAGGCGTCGCGAGCAGCGCTGCACCGCGGGACCCGGCTGCGGGGCTCCGCGGGGGATGGGCGGGGTCCGCGGGCTCGGTCTGGTTCACCTCCGCGGCCCTCCCCCGCTCCCGGCCGCGGCCTCTCACTCCCCGCCGGCCGCACCCTAGCGCGAGCCTCCGGCCCACTTCCTGCCTCCGCCCCTCCGGCCCTGGCAGAACTTCCTTTGCGAAACTGGGCCGCCCTGGGCCTTGGCAGGAAGTGCCCTTCCGGCTCGCCCTCGCCTGCTGGCCGCTAGAGGCCTCTCTGTCCTCGCGGACGCCCTGGCTCCCCGGCGCCGGGCCTCTCCCGCCGACCCCTTGCTTGGGCGCagacatcccaccctctccccgaCGCGCCCGGGGCTGGAAGGATGAGGGCCGGCCTAGAACGAGGCCCTCTCCCGGGGGTGGGTAGTTTCTCCCCCAAGCCCCCATGCACTGGGGGGAGGAAGATCTACCCCTCTCAAATCTGATTCCGGTgctcagctcccctccccccccaaaagcccccccccaacccccgtctCCACTTTCTGCCTCTCCCAGCCCTCATCCCCTCACCTTGTGACTTCAGCCTCCTGGCGCTCCAGACGCTGCTGTGTCCCCCCCCTCACCGCCCCAGGTCTTTGCAGCGTGTGTGTGatgctgcccctcccccatccctctcctCACTACTTTTCCTGGTAGAAAAGCGTCACGAAGCCATCACCCGGGAGGAGAGCCCGCAGAACCCTCGCTCGCCACCCTGAGCTCCAGTCCCAGTCTGAGCTGAAGCCCGAGAGCCCTTGGCCGGTCAACACCgagccctccctgcctcctgcccggCCTTCCTCAGGGTCCTGCTCTATTTCCTGCTCTCCATGGAAACACTCGCCCCCCCGCCCCAGATTTGCATCCTGAAGGGCCTGTCACGGCAGAGAGTCACCACCGCTCCCAACTTTGAGACCTCAGCCTGCCTTGCCCCCCCGcgccactccccccacccccatccacagAATTCAACGCAACAACATGGATTgtggtgccaggcactgggccatGACTAGGATGCGCTTCTGCTCTCAAGGAACTCACATCCTAGTGTGGAGAATAGACATCTGAACATGTTGTCCAAACCCGAAATGCTGCAAATGGGGGGGCAAGAGATAACATGGGGGAGGAGCACAGGGGACGCCCTAACCTCCCCTGGGGGTACATGGGGAGCCTGGAAATCCTTCTTGCCAAGGATTTGGGAAGGAGGCAAGGTTCAGGGGAAGGTGGTCTGTGCAGGGAGGTCCGACGGGAAAGGAAGCCAAAGCCTCACGGGACACACCAGGGAGCGTGGGAAGTGACAGTTTCGAAATTGAACACAAGGGGGTAAGGAGGGGAAATGACACTGCAGAAAAGCAGGAGCAAGATAATGCAGATCTGTAGCCAGACCAAGGAGGTGGCCTTTTCCTTGCAGGCAGGGGGTGCCACAGAGGGACACTGAGCGGGACAGAGGCACGTGCAAACCTGGCAGCCACCCGTTGGAAgctacactgtgtgtgtgtgtgtgtgtgtgtgcgcgctgttctgtccagctctttgcgacccaatggactgtagtccgccaagctcctctgtgcatggaattttccaggcaagaatactggaacaggttgccattttctgctccaggggaatcctcccaacccaggggtcaaacccgcatctttGTCTCCTAtgttggcaaacagattctttaccacggagctgCCTGGTTAGGGACCTAAGACTCTCCCTATGGGGAGGCCACAGACATGGTTCCAGAGACAGA carries:
- the CTDSP1 gene encoding carboxy-terminal domain RNA polymerase II polypeptide A small phosphatase 1 isoform X3; this encodes MDSSAVITQISKEEARSPLRSKGDQKSAASQKPRSRGILHSLFCCVCRDDGEALPAHSGAPLLVEENGAVPKPVNNADFIIPVEIDGVVHQVYVLKRPHVDEFLQRMGELFECVLFTASLAKYADPVADLLDKWGAFRARLFRESCVFHRGNYVKDLSRLGRDLRRVLILDNSPASYVFHPDNAVPVASWFDNMSDTELHDLLPFFEQLSRVDDVYSVLRQPRPGS
- the CTDSP1 gene encoding carboxy-terminal domain RNA polymerase II polypeptide A small phosphatase 1 isoform X2 yields the protein MDSSAVITQISKEEARSPLRSKGDQKSAASQKPRSRGILHSLFCCVCRDDGEALPAHSGAPLLVEENGAVPKAPVQYLLPEAKAQDSDKICVVIDLDETLVHSSFKPVNNADFIIPVEIDGVVHQVYVLKRPHVDEFLQRMGELFECVLFTASLAKYADPVADLLDKWGAFRARLFRESCVFHRGNYVKDLSRLGRDLRRVLILDNSPASYVFHPDNAVPVASWFDNMSDTELHDLLPFFEQLSRVDDVYSVLRQPRPGS
- the CTDSP1 gene encoding carboxy-terminal domain RNA polymerase II polypeptide A small phosphatase 1 isoform X1; this encodes MDSSAVITQISKEEARSPLRSKGDQKSAASQKPRSRGILHSLFCCVCRDDGEALPAHSGAPLLVEENGAVPKQAPVQYLLPEAKAQDSDKICVVIDLDETLVHSSFKPVNNADFIIPVEIDGVVHQVYVLKRPHVDEFLQRMGELFECVLFTASLAKYADPVADLLDKWGAFRARLFRESCVFHRGNYVKDLSRLGRDLRRVLILDNSPASYVFHPDNAVPVASWFDNMSDTELHDLLPFFEQLSRVDDVYSVLRQPRPGS